Within Arvicanthis niloticus isolate mArvNil1 chromosome 28, mArvNil1.pat.X, whole genome shotgun sequence, the genomic segment CccttttcttacctttttttaaaatataagataaaaccaTCCATGTTATAGCAAGCAATGAAAGGACGATTAAGCTTGGTATAAGTACTTTCACCAGAAGCATATTCCATGTCTTCTTAAGTGTAGTTTGGGTGGTGTTCCCTGTAAGTAGAATCTGGGTGGAAGATGTGACTTGGGTGCTATTCCCAGTAGATGGAATCTGGGTGGCAGATGTAGGCTGGGTGGTATCCGGGACCTTTATTGTtgaccctttaaaaaaaatcagaaaaaaaaatatggatgaAGCTAAAAACACACCTCTGGGAGCAACTTCTCTCTAGGGGCAGCCCAAGCAACTCATGTGTAATAATTATTTTCCCAGACCCTGGATAGAAAGGTGAATAGAACGTTTGTGTAAGATGCCCCTACAGAGTTTATTTCACTATCAAAGAAAGCAAATATCTACTGAACCATCAAACAATGTGACATATTTACTGTGGTTAGAGCTTTCTGGATGTTGGCATAATTGGCAGTGTTTAATTGTGCCAGAGAAACACAGGAAAGGCTTCAAATGTGAGGTTGGAGCTGACGAAAGGGCAGTTATAATGGAGCAAGAAAGGGCTGGAGGTTTACAGTGATGCACACAGACTTGGGGCTCACCAGCAGGCCATGTAGAGCCTGGACCACTGGTTAATAGCAAATGAGAAacagggaggagagatgggaaagagaaatCCTCACGGTCATCTCTGGCTCTGTGGACAGGAAGACCACCAGGATATCAGTCAGTCTATCAAATTTTCCATTATCCACATATGCTCACATTTATATAGGGAAGTCATCAGACTTTTCCAGAGAACTGCCATGTCTTTCCCACCCTGTGGATGTTCCCTTGTGGTAATCTACCTAACGACTTACTTGTTATGTCTCTCCAGGGGCAGTTACGGAATTGACCCATGTGGAGATTCCTGAGATCGTTTCCTAGGGAACTGTTATCCTTCCAGTGCTTCATGGTCCTGCTGGGATCAGAATGATTGTCTCCCCAGGTCATGGTTTTTAGATCAAAGTAGAAAGTCTGTCCATCAACGATGAAGGTCCAGCGTCCATCAATGAGTTCTCCTTGATTATATTGACATTGCATGGTGGCCTGTATGTTGTAACCTGCAAATGACACACAAAATaatcatcatctttttttttttttatagaaccaaTATCCCATCAACTGTCTAGTCTTTCTCTGCACACTTAGGGAtctgtattctcttctccctggctTGCTGTTTTTTGTACATTGGGTACCATGTATTTACAAGTTGGGTCAATAGTCAGCTCTTTAATGCAGATACATCCACAACCCCCTTCCTACGTGAGCTCTGTTCTTCCTCGTTCTTATTTATAGTCTCTATCTTTGCATTCTGTCTCACACTTACCCTCGGTTTCGAATCGCTTTGATTCCAGGTTCGTCATCTGATAAAAAATGTCTTCCAGGCTACGTGGAAACAGTATGCATGCCTCAGTGGCATTTATCTCCTTTACAAATTTACACACAGGTGAGTCCTGTCTTTTATCACCACAAAGAAGGAAAGGCTCTCCATTCACTGAGCACTGTCCAGATGGGGCACGATACATGACAGTGAAGTTGCAACTTAGAGAGTCTGTACCTGTGAGAGAAACATGCAGGTGAAGTCCAAAGTGGGAGCAGGGGTCCATAGGCGTCATGGTTTTCTAACACTGAATCTCTCTGAAGGACAAAAGGTCAGGAAGAGAAGTGTCTAATCTAGAGGTCCAGCAGTTTCTGGATCCTAGCACAGGTTAGGTAGGCAGCTTCAAGCACACATATGTCACCAGGGAGATTTATCTTACAAGTACTTCTAATGACTATTATCAAATAGTGAAGTATAAAATATGTGAGATAGCATCCATGTTCCTGGGGATTAAAATCTAACTGAATACACAGGGGAAAGGGAGGCATCATAGAACACATGGTAAATCCAACATGGATCCTGGTCTTCAGGAGAGCTCCTGGAGAAATGGCGCAGCTTGGCATGGAAAAGGAGTTCAGTGAAAAGGAACTGTGAGCTCAGTGTTCATCGTGTTCCCACTGGGCCCCTTCACACAACACTGTTGGGCATCAGATCTCAGCTTCTGCCATGCTAAACCACACACATAATCCATTCTCAGGGAGAGATCTCTGTCTATCTGTGAACTTTTGAAGCCCTAATCTCTCCCCCCTACTTTAGATCCTTGTTTTCCAGGACGTGTATGGCCCCTGGTCTCCCAGCCTTGCACTAACAGCTAAAGAGAACACAATACCATGGAGCTATTCCGTTAAACAGAATGTACAAGGAATCTGGCAAGACCTGATGAGGTGTGTGCATATTTAGTGTCCTGTGTTTGTGTGGTCactgaaatatgaaattaaaagtattttattaaaggAAACCTTTagaaatatacaatataattaaagttaaaaatgcaacaaagatgtttttaaaaaaatcaacccttttcctttctccctccccaaaACCTCAGCTGTGAAGTAGAGCAATACAGGTTGGGACCCCTTTCCAGTTCCCTTCAACCAGCTTCCTCTTCccttcatctctctgcctctgctacctGTTTCTACCCACCTCTGTGGTTTCCCCGACCCTACTTTCCCTATCCTAACACTCTAAGGCTTGAGTTTCTCCTTGAGCGGCTGGGATTCCTTCTCATTGAATACACCCCACCAGCAGATTTGGCAGGGAATACCATGAGCCTTCTGAAACCCAAGACTAATTTTGTGGTTGTGAACCAATGTCACAAATTTGCCACCTAGGTGGATTAGGATGAAATATGCATTAGTGGTCTGTAAGAAAATCCACTTAGAAGttagttgttttgctaaatgaggAGAGGTGAATAATGAAGGTTGACTTGAAGAAAGCATTCCTGACTTCAAATAGTTacgccaataaaaaaaaaaaaaaaagatgatgatgacaacaacGATGACGGCAAACATCTTCGAAGGAAGTTATTACACAGTAACCTCCAGATTGTactaaggaaaacattttataacaTCTTACAAAAATGCCACAGTGATGCTGATTAGACAAGGTCTCTAAGATGTTTGggactcaccaagtaggctagaaACGTTTGCCAGTGACTCagatcttgtttatttttactttatgtgtatcaGTATTTGCCTGTGTTTCTAACTGTAtagcatgtgcatgcagtgcctgtggaggtctaTAGAGGGGGAGAGATCACTGACATTTAAGTTGTACACAGTTGCCTCTACCTTGCTGGTACTAACAATGAAAGCACTCAGCACCTTGCCCAGCCTTTTACAGGAGTTGCCAGGATcagctcaggttctcatgcttgtgaagCAGACAGTGTAAACTTGGC encodes:
- the LOC143440129 gene encoding histocompatibility antigen 60b-like; the protein is MAKGATSKSNHSLNLSLLILMSYLGATLSDGTDSLSCNFTVMYRAPSGQCSVNGEPFLLCGDKRQDSPVCKFVKEINATEACILFPRSLEDIFYQMTNLESKRFETEGYNIQATMQCQYNQGELIDGRWTFIVDGQTFYFDLKTMTWGDNHSDPSRTMKHWKDNSSLGNDLRNLHMGQFRNCPWRDITRSTIKVPDTTQPTSATQIPSTGNSTQVTSSTQILLTGNTTQTTLKKTWNMLLVKVLIPSLIVLSLLAITWMVLSYILKKGKKRAGPSLFFFLVYYSGKDIGEGSQWSNPSHSIAVALCLLE